One part of the Apus apus isolate bApuApu2 chromosome 23, bApuApu2.pri.cur, whole genome shotgun sequence genome encodes these proteins:
- the LOC127393734 gene encoding tubulin alpha-8 chain isoform X1, translating into MRECISVHVGQAGVQMGNACWELYCLEHGIQPNGTMPSDKTLGGGDDSFNTFFSETGAGKHVPRAVFVDLEPAVIDEVRTGTYKQLFHPEQLISGKEDAANNYARGHYTVGKEIIDLVLERIRKLSDQCTGLQGFLIFHSFGGGTGSGFTSLLMERLSVDYGKKSKLEFAIYPAPQVSTAVVEPYNSILTTHTTLEHSDCAFMVDNEAIYDICRRNLDIERPTYTNLNRLIGQIVSSITASLRFDGALNVDLTEFQTNLVPYPRIHFPLVTYSPIVSAEKAYHEQLSVAEITNACFEPSNQMVKCDPRHGKYMACCMLYRGDVVPKDVNAAIAAIKTKRTIQFVDWCPTGFKVGINYQPPTVVPGGDLAKVQRAVCMLSNTTAIAEAWARLDHKFDLMYAKRAFVHWYVGEGMEEGEFSEAREDLAALEKDYEEVGTDSMDGEDEGEEY; encoded by the exons CGTGAGTGCATCTCCGTACACGTGGGTCAGGCCGGGGTGCAGATGGGCAAtgcctgctgggagctgtaCTGCCTGGAGCATGGCATCCAGCCCAACGGGACCATGCCCAGTGACAAGACCCTCGGGGGAGGGGATGATTCCTTCAACACCTTCTTCAGTGAGACTGGGGCAGGAAAACACGTTCCTCGTGCTGTGTTTGTGGACCTCGAACCTGCTGTCATAG ATGAAGTTAGGACTGGGACATACAAGCAACTCTTTCATCCTGAACAGCTGATATCTGGTAAAGAAGATGCTGCAAATAACTATGCCCGAGGTCATTACACAGTTGGGAAAGAGATCATTGATCTGGTCCTAGAGCGTATCAGGAAACTG tctgACCAGTGCACTGGCTTGCAGGGTTTCCTGATTTTCCACAGCTTTGGGGGAGGCACTGGCTCAGGTTTTACTTCTCTGCTGATGGAACGCCTCTCAGTTGACTATGGGAAAAAATCAAAGTTGGAATTTGCCATCTACCCTGCACCCCAGGTCTCCACAGCTGTTGTTGAGCCCTACAACTCCATCCTGACTACCCACACCACTCTGGAGCATTCCGACTGTGCCTTTATGGTTGACAACGAGGCCATCTACGACATCTGCCGCCGCAACCTGGACATTGAACGCCCAACCTACACCAACCTCAACCGCCTCATTGGTCAGATAGTCTCTTCCATTACTGCTTCCCTCAGATTCGATGGTGCCTTAAACGTGGATCTTACTGAATTCCAAACCAACTTGGTGCCTTACCCTCGCATCCACTTCCCCTTGGTGACCTACTCCCCAATTGTCTCGGCCGAGAAGGCCTATCACGAGCAGCTCTCGGTGGCCGAGATCACCAACGCCTGCTTCGAGCCATCCAACCAGATGGTGAAGTGTGACCCTCGCCACGGCAAGTACATGGCCTGCTGCATGCTGTACCGCGGGGACGTGGTGCCCAAGGACGTCAATGCTGCTATTGCTGCCATCAAGACCAAGCGCACCATCCAGTTTGTGGACTGGTGCCCTACTGGTTTTAAG GTTGGCATCAATTACCAGCCACCAACAGTGGTTCCTGGTGGTGACCTGGCCAAAGTCCAGCGGGCAGTGTGCATGCTGAGCAACACCACAGCCATTGCTGAGGCCTGGGCTCGTCTGGACCACAAGTTTGATCTGATGTATGCCAAACGTGCCTTTGTTCACTGGTATGTTGGagaagggatggaggagggCGAGTTCTCAGAGGCTCGGGAAGATCTGGCTGCACTTGAGAAAGATTATGAAGAAGTGGGCACAGACTCGATGGATGGAGAAGACGAAGGTGAAGAATATTAA
- the LOC127393734 gene encoding tubulin alpha-8 chain isoform X3 has product MGNACWELYCLEHGIQPNGTMPSDKTLGGGDDSFNTFFSETGAGKHVPRAVFVDLEPAVIDEVRTGTYKQLFHPEQLISGKEDAANNYARGHYTVGKEIIDLVLERIRKLSDQCTGLQGFLIFHSFGGGTGSGFTSLLMERLSVDYGKKSKLEFAIYPAPQVSTAVVEPYNSILTTHTTLEHSDCAFMVDNEAIYDICRRNLDIERPTYTNLNRLIGQIVSSITASLRFDGALNVDLTEFQTNLVPYPRIHFPLVTYSPIVSAEKAYHEQLSVAEITNACFEPSNQMVKCDPRHGKYMACCMLYRGDVVPKDVNAAIAAIKTKRTIQFVDWCPTGFKVGINYQPPTVVPGGDLAKVQRAVCMLSNTTAIAEAWARLDHKFDLMYAKRAFVHWYVGEGMEEGEFSEAREDLAALEKDYEEVGTDSMDGEDEGEEY; this is encoded by the exons ATGGGCAAtgcctgctgggagctgtaCTGCCTGGAGCATGGCATCCAGCCCAACGGGACCATGCCCAGTGACAAGACCCTCGGGGGAGGGGATGATTCCTTCAACACCTTCTTCAGTGAGACTGGGGCAGGAAAACACGTTCCTCGTGCTGTGTTTGTGGACCTCGAACCTGCTGTCATAG ATGAAGTTAGGACTGGGACATACAAGCAACTCTTTCATCCTGAACAGCTGATATCTGGTAAAGAAGATGCTGCAAATAACTATGCCCGAGGTCATTACACAGTTGGGAAAGAGATCATTGATCTGGTCCTAGAGCGTATCAGGAAACTG tctgACCAGTGCACTGGCTTGCAGGGTTTCCTGATTTTCCACAGCTTTGGGGGAGGCACTGGCTCAGGTTTTACTTCTCTGCTGATGGAACGCCTCTCAGTTGACTATGGGAAAAAATCAAAGTTGGAATTTGCCATCTACCCTGCACCCCAGGTCTCCACAGCTGTTGTTGAGCCCTACAACTCCATCCTGACTACCCACACCACTCTGGAGCATTCCGACTGTGCCTTTATGGTTGACAACGAGGCCATCTACGACATCTGCCGCCGCAACCTGGACATTGAACGCCCAACCTACACCAACCTCAACCGCCTCATTGGTCAGATAGTCTCTTCCATTACTGCTTCCCTCAGATTCGATGGTGCCTTAAACGTGGATCTTACTGAATTCCAAACCAACTTGGTGCCTTACCCTCGCATCCACTTCCCCTTGGTGACCTACTCCCCAATTGTCTCGGCCGAGAAGGCCTATCACGAGCAGCTCTCGGTGGCCGAGATCACCAACGCCTGCTTCGAGCCATCCAACCAGATGGTGAAGTGTGACCCTCGCCACGGCAAGTACATGGCCTGCTGCATGCTGTACCGCGGGGACGTGGTGCCCAAGGACGTCAATGCTGCTATTGCTGCCATCAAGACCAAGCGCACCATCCAGTTTGTGGACTGGTGCCCTACTGGTTTTAAG GTTGGCATCAATTACCAGCCACCAACAGTGGTTCCTGGTGGTGACCTGGCCAAAGTCCAGCGGGCAGTGTGCATGCTGAGCAACACCACAGCCATTGCTGAGGCCTGGGCTCGTCTGGACCACAAGTTTGATCTGATGTATGCCAAACGTGCCTTTGTTCACTGGTATGTTGGagaagggatggaggagggCGAGTTCTCAGAGGCTCGGGAAGATCTGGCTGCACTTGAGAAAGATTATGAAGAAGTGGGCACAGACTCGATGGATGGAGAAGACGAAGGTGAAGAATATTAA